One Helianthus annuus cultivar XRQ/B chromosome 12, HanXRQr2.0-SUNRISE, whole genome shotgun sequence genomic region harbors:
- the LOC118485058 gene encoding zinc finger MYM-type protein 1-like, whose translation MPPVPKYKHISGHQKQTQSSSSNLGDDNVGEDNVKGDEEANVGEDNMNIDVDNVNATVDEEATICEDDLNPVPDIDIFDPRNWGGLSNDMIKELVMKGLKRDMDVVKGPVDKFGRHFSNTMYTRILSNSDTCDREWLVYSKKLDKLYCFCCKVFRTRHPKGGLDDEGLEHFKNMNEWSELRQRLKCQETIDKDAYEQFRKEKDYWKQVILRIVALVKFLAKYGLAFRGSNEKLYQKGNSNFLGLVEMLEEFDPIMKEHLRRVLNEECHVHFLSHNIQNELIQLLGDKVRTEIIKKVKQAKYYSIILDCTPDTSHQEQMSIIVRYVNFNSSSVTIEESFLGFLVVDDTTGLGLFEVTCKELESLDLDIGDMRGQGYDNGANMRGKNKGVQTRFLEKNPRAFYSACGCHSLNLALCDMANTITKSKEFFGTIQRLYTIFVHSINRWQILKDNVKGLTLKSLSTTRWESRIDSIKPIRTQLADVRKALREVRGTDRDAKIISEAKSLEEYELGDFEFLAQIVIWFELLSKVNVVSKRLQAKYVVLDVAIDEVDKLIKFFKNYREVGFSKALDEPREIANEIGVNAEFRQKRVIYRKKQFDESSSVEEVTFSPEEDFRLKTLDEAKLKECCYRLEDALKYEGESDIDAKEFKGIKRDFTTAILEWKKAANRLVVDEAINGDNSVVVLHPETMEKLQLFRGDTILIKSIDLSCCHVMFLNNP comes from the exons ATGCCTCCCGTTCCTAAATACAAACACATATCCGGCCATCAAAAAC aaactcAAAGTTCTAGTTCTAACTTGGGTGATGATAATGTGGGTGAAGACAATGTGAAAGGAGATGAAGAAGCTAATGTGGGCGAAGACAATATGAACATAGATGTAGACAACGTTAATGCTACCGTAGATGAAGAAGCTACTATTTGTGAAGATGATCTTAATCCCGTTCCGGATATTGATATTTTTGATCCTAGAAATTGGGGTGGGCTTAGTAATGACATGATTAAAGAGTTGGTTATGAAAGGTCTAAAAAGAGATATGGATGTTGTTAAGGGCCCCGTGGATAAATTTGGAAGACATTTTTCTAATACCATGTACACTAGAATTCTATCAAATAGTGATACGTGCGATAGAGAATGGCTAGTGTATTCGAAAAAACTTGACAAACTCTATTGTTTTTGTTGTAAAGTTTTTAGAACGAGGCATCCAAAAGGTGGGTTGGATGATGAAGGTTTAGAACATTTCAAGAATATGAATGAATGGTCTGAATTGCGCCAAAGGTTGAAATGCCAAGAAACAATTGACAAAGATGCATATGAGCAATTTAGAAAAGAAAAAGATTATTGGAAACAAGTCATCTTAAGGATTGTTGCACTTGTGAAGTTTCTTGCAAAATATGGCTTAGCGTTTCGTGGGTCAAATGAGAAGTTGTATCAAAAAGGCAATAGTAACTTTTTGGGTTTAGTTGAGATGTTGGAAGAGTTTGACCCGATTATGAAAGAACATTTGCGCCGAGTTTTGAATGAAGAGTGCCATGTACACTTTCTTAGCCACAATATTCAAAACGAGTTGATACAATTATTAGGGGATAAAGTTAGAACCGAAATCATCAAGAAGGTTAAGCAAGCAAAGTATTACTCCATCATCCTGGATTGCACGCCTGATACAAGTCACCAAGAGCAAATGTCCATAATTGTGAGGTATGTGAATTTTAACTCTAGTTCCGTGACCATTGAGGAAtcctttttaggttttttggttgtTGATGATACCACGGGTTTAGGACTTTTTGAAGTAACATGTAAGGAATTAGAGTCACTTGATCTTGATATTGGTGATATGCGTGGTCAAGGCTACGATAATGGGGCAAACATGAGAGGAAAAAACAAAGGAGTTCAAactagatttttagaaaaaaatcctagagctttctaTAGTGCTTGTGGTTGTCATAGTCTAAATCTAGCATTGTGTGACATGGCTAACACAATTACTAAGTCTAAGGAATTTTTTGGAACAATACAACGGTTATATACTATCTTTGTTCATTCTATTAATAGGTGGCAAATTTTGAAAGACAATGTTAAAGGATTAACTCTTAAATCATTGTCTACAACTCGTTGGGAAAGTCGTATAGATAGTATTAAGCCTATAAGAACTCAACTTGCAGATGTAAGAAAAGCTTTGCGAGAAGTTAGGGGGACGGATAGAGATGCTAAAATCATAAGTGAAGCTAAATCATTAGAAGAGTATGAACTTGGTGATTTTGAATTTTTGGCACAAATTGTCATTTGGTTTGAATTATTATCAAAGGTGAATGTGGTGAGCAAACGGTTGCAAGCAAAATATGTTGTTCTTGATGTTGCTATTGATGAAGTGGACAAATTAATTAAATTCTTTAAGAATTATAGAGAAGTGGGGTTCTCTAAGGCACTTGATGAACCTAGAGAAATTGCAAATGAAATAGGTGTTAATGCGGAATTTCGTCAAAAACGTGTGATATATAGGAAAAAACAATTTGATGAATCGTCAAGTGTAGAAGAAGTAACATTTTCACCCGAGGAGGATTTTAGA TTGAAGACTCTTGATGAAGCCAAGCTTAAGGAGTGTTGTTATCGCCTTGAAGATGCATTGAAGTATGAAGGAGAATCCGATATTgatgctaaagaatt